The following are encoded in a window of Staphylospora marina genomic DNA:
- a CDS encoding methyl-accepting chemotaxis protein: MKQPVSTWIWISLQLALLGLFVWGMILQTRIQNQTNQTVQRVSEHIIRARELSKETNSVLLSLSRTTDLMETINENLQSTEQTLRSMNSGIARVVGSEKRIVANLETWHHHADNMSKELASISDLHRQLSPVARTVSEQTAKEDKWLKDLASLTDETVRQFRILNGKLAWLGLLP, translated from the coding sequence ATGAAACAACCCGTTTCCACATGGATCTGGATTTCGCTGCAACTCGCTCTTCTCGGACTCTTTGTCTGGGGCATGATTCTGCAAACCCGGATCCAGAACCAAACCAACCAAACCGTGCAGCGAGTGAGCGAACATATCATACGGGCCCGTGAACTGTCCAAGGAAACCAATTCGGTTCTGCTCTCCCTGTCGCGAACCACCGACCTGATGGAAACCATCAATGAAAACCTGCAATCAACCGAACAAACTCTCCGCAGCATGAACAGCGGGATTGCACGGGTGGTCGGGAGTGAGAAGCGCATCGTCGCCAACCTGGAAACATGGCATCATCACGCGGACAACATGTCCAAAGAATTGGCGTCGATCTCCGACCTCCATCGCCAACTCTCTCCCGTCGCCCGAACCGTGTCCGAACAAACCGCCAAGGAAGACAAATGGTTGAAAGACCTGGCATCCCTCACGGACGAAACCGTCAGACAGTTTCGGATCCTCAACGGGAAACTGGCCTGGCTGGGCTTGCTGCCCTGA
- a CDS encoding pseudouridine synthase produces the protein MTVHKRQRLDKMLAHIGFGTRKEIKKLIKEGRVTVNHEVAGDPGMHVTPGADRVEVNGELVIYREHIYLLMNKPEGVISATEDRYQETVIDLLEPEHRVFDPFPVGRLDKDTEGLLILTSDGKLAHQLLSPKKHVPKVYEATVAGRVTEEDAEHFRQGVKLDDGYVTMPAELEILESGPVSRIRLTVYEGKFHQVKRMFEAVGKKVTFLKRVAMGPLVLDPDLEPGEYRELSEEEVNALKNASSG, from the coding sequence ACATCGGCTTCGGCACCCGCAAGGAGATCAAGAAGCTGATCAAGGAAGGCCGGGTGACCGTCAATCACGAGGTGGCGGGAGACCCGGGCATGCATGTCACCCCGGGAGCCGACCGGGTGGAAGTGAACGGAGAACTTGTCATCTATCGGGAACACATTTATCTGTTGATGAACAAGCCGGAAGGTGTCATCTCGGCGACCGAGGACCGTTACCAGGAGACCGTGATCGATTTGCTGGAACCGGAACACCGCGTGTTTGATCCTTTCCCGGTCGGAAGACTGGACAAGGACACCGAGGGTCTCCTGATCCTGACCAGCGACGGGAAGCTGGCCCATCAGCTCCTCTCTCCGAAAAAGCATGTTCCCAAAGTCTATGAAGCCACCGTCGCGGGAAGAGTCACCGAAGAGGATGCGGAGCATTTCCGGCAGGGGGTCAAATTGGATGACGGATACGTCACCATGCCCGCCGAACTGGAAATCCTCGAATCAGGCCCCGTGTCCCGCATCCGGCTGACCGTTTACGAAGGCAAATTCCATCAAGTGAAGCGGATGTTTGAAGCGGTCGGCAAAAAAGTCACCTTTCTGAAACGGGTGGCGATGGGCCCCTTGGTGCTGGATCCCGATCTCGAACCGGGAGAATACCGGGAGTTGTCCGAGGAAGAAGTAAATGCACTGAAAAACGCCTCCTCCGGATGA